A single genomic interval of Chitinophaga sp. 180180018-3 harbors:
- a CDS encoding ABC transporter permease codes for MFKNDLKIICRNLLKDRQFTLLNLVGLSTGLACALLIWLWISDEMNMDKYNEKDAQIYQVMTNQPAEDGIKTGEYTSGLLPAALRADIPEVEKATSVVPASWFSSKGIIAAGETRLKAGAQFISRDYFDIFSASFIEGDKNRIFQDKRSIAISDELAMKLFHTPQNITGKTIQWSQGEFNGFYNIVALFKKNHVNQSDKYDLLFNFDLFVEKRPGMKGWDDSDPRTYVLLKRGTNIARFNSKISGFLKTKMRETKRTLFVRKFSDKYLYGQYTNGVQSGGRIAYVTLFSIIALFILLIACINFMNLSTARASRRMKEIGIKKVVGVRRGSLIVQYLGESVAMSFLSLFFAIVLIIFLLPVFNNITAKSLTLNFRSGLVTAVVSITLITGLAAGSYPAFYISSFNPVTVLKGKMKTSLGELWVRKGLVVFQFALSVIAIASVLVIYRQTAYIQSKDLGYNRDNIIDFPMPLQRDSGQLNASISFVDELKKIPGVVNAGSYYHNLTGRHGGISGIQWPGKDLSADDMTFANLQVGYGFLETVGIKMKEGHCFSNTPGSEKQIVFNEAAIKQMGLKDPVGKMISVGGEPKQIIGVAADFNFESLYSKVTPCIIQVEPIMPNVVVKIRAGAEKQSIEKIRQLYISFHKGLSFDYTFLDEEYQTLYAAENRVAMLSKYFAGIAIIISCLGLFGLATFTAQRRQKEISIRKITGASVTSIAFMLSKDFLKLIAVAITIAFPLVWWTMNNWLDKFAYSIHIDASVFVLTGLSILLITTLTISSQAILAAVANPVKSLKIE; via the coding sequence ATGTTCAAAAACGATCTCAAAATTATTTGCAGGAATCTCTTAAAGGACCGCCAGTTTACCCTCCTCAATCTCGTAGGGCTTTCTACCGGTCTTGCCTGCGCATTGCTGATCTGGTTATGGATCAGCGATGAAATGAACATGGATAAATACAATGAAAAGGATGCACAGATTTATCAGGTAATGACCAATCAACCGGCGGAAGATGGAATAAAAACCGGTGAATACACCTCCGGACTCCTGCCTGCAGCGCTCCGCGCAGATATACCTGAAGTGGAAAAAGCAACCAGCGTAGTGCCTGCCAGCTGGTTTTCCAGCAAGGGAATTATTGCCGCTGGTGAAACACGTCTGAAAGCAGGTGCTCAATTTATCAGCCGGGATTATTTTGATATCTTTTCTGCTTCCTTTATTGAAGGGGATAAAAACCGGATCTTTCAGGACAAGCGTTCGATTGCTATTTCTGATGAACTGGCAATGAAACTATTTCATACCCCGCAAAACATTACAGGCAAAACCATCCAGTGGTCTCAGGGTGAATTCAATGGCTTTTATAATATCGTTGCCCTTTTTAAAAAGAATCATGTCAACCAATCCGACAAGTATGATTTGCTTTTCAATTTCGACCTTTTTGTTGAAAAGCGGCCAGGCATGAAAGGATGGGACGACAGCGATCCCAGAACTTACGTGTTGTTAAAGAGAGGTACCAATATCGCGCGGTTCAATAGCAAGATCAGTGGATTTTTAAAAACAAAAATGAGGGAAACAAAAAGGACACTCTTTGTAAGAAAATTTTCCGACAAGTATCTCTACGGACAATATACCAACGGTGTTCAATCGGGAGGACGGATCGCCTACGTGACATTATTCTCGATAATAGCCCTCTTTATCCTTCTCATTGCATGTATTAATTTCATGAATCTGTCTACTGCCAGGGCTTCACGCCGTATGAAAGAAATCGGCATAAAAAAGGTAGTTGGGGTTCGCAGAGGATCATTGATTGTGCAATATCTCGGAGAATCGGTAGCAATGAGTTTCCTGTCATTGTTCTTCGCCATTGTGCTGATCATTTTTTTACTGCCTGTATTTAACAACATTACTGCTAAATCACTTACCTTAAATTTCCGCAGCGGGTTGGTCACTGCCGTAGTAAGTATTACACTCATTACAGGTTTGGCTGCAGGCAGTTATCCCGCGTTTTATATTTCGTCATTCAATCCTGTTACGGTATTGAAAGGGAAAATGAAGACCTCGTTAGGTGAACTGTGGGTGAGAAAAGGACTGGTAGTATTTCAATTCGCTTTATCCGTGATCGCTATTGCATCAGTGCTGGTCATCTACAGGCAGACGGCTTATATCCAGTCAAAAGACCTGGGGTATAACCGGGATAATATAATCGATTTCCCTATGCCGCTTCAAAGAGATTCAGGCCAGCTAAATGCATCAATATCATTTGTAGATGAATTAAAAAAAATACCCGGTGTAGTAAATGCCGGCAGCTATTATCATAATCTTACGGGCCGGCATGGCGGCATTAGCGGTATACAGTGGCCAGGCAAGGATCTATCAGCAGATGATATGACTTTTGCAAACTTGCAGGTTGGATATGGCTTCTTAGAAACAGTTGGGATAAAGATGAAAGAAGGCCATTGCTTTTCCAATACGCCAGGCAGTGAAAAGCAAATAGTTTTTAATGAAGCTGCCATAAAGCAAATGGGGCTGAAAGACCCTGTGGGTAAAATGATCAGCGTTGGAGGCGAACCTAAGCAGATTATAGGTGTGGCCGCCGACTTCAATTTTGAATCTTTATATTCGAAGGTAACGCCTTGTATCATACAGGTAGAACCGATCATGCCAAACGTTGTTGTGAAAATAAGAGCCGGGGCTGAGAAACAATCGATAGAAAAAATCCGGCAGTTATACATCTCATTTCACAAGGGGCTCAGCTTTGATTACACGTTCCTGGATGAGGAATACCAGACGTTATATGCGGCTGAAAACCGGGTAGCCATGCTGTCAAAATATTTTGCCGGAATCGCCATCATTATTTCCTGTCTGGGATTATTTGGGCTTGCCACATTTACTGCCCAACGCCGCCAAAAGGAAATCAGTATCCGCAAAATCACCGGCGCATCTGTGACCAGCATAGCTTTTATGCTCTCAAAAGATTTCCTGAAACTAATAGCCGTCGCTATAACCATTGCCTTTCCACTGGTATGGTGGACGATGAATAACTGGTTGGATAAATTTGCCTACAGCATCCATATCGATGCGAGTGTATTTGTTTTGACAGGGTTGTCTATATTACTGATAACCACTTTAACCATCAGTTCGCAGGCGATCCTGGCAGCTGTGGCAAACCCTGTAAAGTCATTAAAGATAGAATAA
- a CDS encoding sigma-70 family RNA polymerase sigma factor, with amino-acid sequence MNAYLHDNSELFQLISEGDETAFRQLFHIYAPHFRAMALRITQTEAVTEDIIQETFLRLWLSRDRLKEIALPHFWLRRIALYQCFTYLRKQAVHHKAIASLSPVQAVFTPEEDLTYAFMREQVGVAVQQLPPQAKRIYLLSREQGLKIPEIAEKLSLSPNTVKNSLVRSLHSIRKHLEQLGMLLPVFILWLLNL; translated from the coding sequence ATGAATGCATATCTACACGACAATAGCGAACTTTTTCAATTAATTTCCGAAGGCGATGAAACGGCCTTCAGGCAGCTTTTTCATATATATGCGCCTCATTTCAGGGCGATGGCGCTTCGTATCACTCAAACGGAGGCAGTCACGGAAGATATCATCCAGGAAACATTTCTCAGGCTGTGGCTCAGCCGCGACAGGCTGAAAGAGATTGCACTGCCTCATTTCTGGTTGCGGCGTATTGCACTCTATCAATGCTTTACCTATTTGCGTAAACAGGCAGTGCATCATAAGGCGATAGCCAGTCTCTCGCCGGTTCAGGCGGTATTCACTCCGGAGGAGGATCTGACCTATGCTTTTATGAGGGAACAGGTGGGCGTTGCTGTACAGCAGCTACCCCCACAGGCCAAACGGATATACCTGCTCAGCCGGGAACAGGGACTGAAAATACCCGAAATAGCAGAAAAACTCTCCCTGTCGCCCAATACCGTAAAGAACTCCCTCGTACGGTCGCTACATTCCATCCGTAAGCATCTGGAGCAGCTGGGCATGCTGTTGCCTGTATTTATTCTGTGGCTGTTGAATTTGTAA
- a CDS encoding RagB/SusD family nutrient uptake outer membrane protein → MTIRYQLKYTIYLFLCLILAAGCSKELTESPKGLVAGDDALTSQTGLESVLTGAYGSLMVPWTSGFTTVSQIAMTMGSDDLTTHPGSNKEEFREFDLFKVSSLNSRMNPIWLGCYKTIQSTTNIINNYNKVLGGSQDSIHAIVGEASYLRALSYYWLTRLWGEVPIIPSEKYTPEYLNLKKSKPADIYQLIEADLARAEEWTPNGRRSSGRPNKGSAKALLADVYLTEAGWPLKNQAKYAQAAAKAKEVIDNKAAYGFDLYTGDYLKIFAGGTVEDVFTLFTRGSWITYNSFYGLSTMPEDEGGWSDFFPELNFFNNFPAGPRKDATFSTEFKLSNGTTITWQQTSTKHPYYKKFTIQSGKKDVYMSNNPVIMMRYAHVLLIYAEAQARSAGTPNSDAYTAVNAVRRRAGLANLPEGMSGADFATAVVNERAWEFAGEWNRWFDLVRLEQVEAANASKAPGDLQPGNITKANYWMPIPGADAVVNPNL, encoded by the coding sequence ATGACTATACGATACCAATTAAAATATACGATTTACCTGTTTCTCTGCCTGATCCTGGCTGCCGGATGCAGTAAGGAGCTGACAGAAAGCCCTAAGGGCCTGGTAGCGGGCGACGATGCACTAACCAGTCAGACCGGCCTTGAGTCTGTACTGACCGGCGCCTACGGAAGCCTGATGGTGCCCTGGACCAGCGGTTTCACCACCGTGTCGCAGATTGCGATGACTATGGGCAGCGATGATCTCACCACGCATCCCGGCTCCAATAAGGAAGAGTTCAGAGAGTTTGATCTTTTCAAAGTGTCGTCACTGAATAGCAGGATGAATCCCATCTGGCTGGGCTGTTACAAGACGATACAGTCTACCACCAACATCATTAACAACTACAACAAAGTGCTGGGTGGCAGTCAGGATAGCATTCATGCTATTGTGGGCGAAGCCAGCTACCTGCGCGCACTGTCTTATTACTGGCTGACGAGGCTTTGGGGAGAAGTACCGATCATTCCATCAGAGAAGTACACGCCGGAATATCTTAACCTGAAGAAAAGCAAGCCGGCGGATATATATCAGCTGATAGAGGCAGATCTTGCACGTGCAGAAGAATGGACGCCCAATGGCCGACGTAGTTCAGGACGGCCTAACAAGGGATCTGCAAAGGCGCTGCTGGCAGATGTATACCTCACGGAAGCAGGCTGGCCGCTGAAGAACCAGGCGAAATATGCACAGGCAGCGGCCAAGGCCAAAGAGGTGATAGACAATAAGGCGGCCTATGGTTTTGACCTTTACACCGGTGATTATCTGAAAATTTTCGCCGGCGGCACCGTAGAAGATGTATTCACGCTCTTTACCCGAGGAAGCTGGATCACCTATAATTCTTTTTACGGATTATCTACCATGCCGGAAGATGAAGGAGGGTGGAGCGATTTTTTCCCGGAGCTGAACTTCTTCAATAATTTTCCTGCCGGACCCAGGAAAGACGCCACTTTTAGCACGGAGTTTAAACTAAGTAATGGTACCACTATTACCTGGCAACAAACCAGCACAAAACACCCTTATTATAAAAAGTTCACTATCCAATCAGGCAAAAAAGATGTGTACATGTCTAATAACCCGGTTATCATGATGCGTTATGCACATGTACTGCTGATTTATGCAGAAGCGCAGGCGCGCTCCGCCGGTACGCCTAACAGCGACGCCTATACGGCAGTTAACGCTGTGCGGCGGCGGGCTGGTTTAGCTAACCTGCCGGAAGGTATGTCGGGCGCCGACTTTGCCACCGCCGTTGTAAACGAGCGGGCCTGGGAATTTGCCGGTGAATGGAACCGTTGGTTCGACCTGGTAAGACTGGAGCAGGTGGAAGCTGCCAATGCCAGTAAGGCTCCGGGCGACCTTCAGCCGGGCAATATTACGAAGGCAAATTACTGGATGCCTATACCTGGTGCAGATGCAGTAGTGAATCCCAATTTATGA
- a CDS encoding FecR domain-containing protein, which translates to MSTQDRLTYLLGQALQHVATDAELQELITLIREDDNGSITRLVEARLLQELPDNVMAGYDSAYWDDIAGRILTADRPESVTVVPEDNVTEDINRPPVVVRFNPWRRLRWASAVAAVLLLALGVYRLLQPTAHKPATIATAPVSRDITPGGNKAVLILADGSEMPLDSSASGALTQQGNTNVIQPAGGQLLYTPQTGRPETVDVVQYNTLRTPRGGQFQVTLPDGTHVWLNAASSLKYPVAFKGASRQVELNGEAYFEVAGNAVMPFKVMVRTGLPDSLEVAVLGTQFNIMAYADETLVKTTLLEGVVKVSSKAGSKQLAPGQGAYLDKQQHTLALQQHVDIEEAVAWKNGLIQLEGNDITSIMRMIERWYDVEVVYTAPVPAHFRGVIPRNVPVSQVLKMMEMTGEVHFEVKGKQIIVSP; encoded by the coding sequence TTGTCAACACAAGACCGCCTTACATACCTGCTTGGGCAGGCTTTGCAGCACGTTGCCACTGACGCGGAGCTGCAGGAACTAATAACGCTGATCAGGGAAGATGACAATGGCAGTATTACCCGGCTGGTAGAAGCCCGGCTGTTGCAGGAGTTGCCGGATAATGTTATGGCCGGCTATGACAGCGCCTATTGGGATGATATAGCGGGCAGGATTCTGACGGCTGACCGGCCAGAAAGCGTAACTGTAGTACCCGAAGATAATGTAACGGAAGATATAAACCGGCCGCCTGTTGTGGTTCGCTTCAACCCGTGGCGCCGTCTGCGTTGGGCCTCAGCTGTTGCTGCCGTATTGTTGCTGGCACTCGGTGTTTACCGGCTGCTGCAACCCACCGCCCATAAACCCGCAACTATAGCTACTGCTCCTGTATCCAGGGATATTACCCCTGGAGGTAATAAGGCCGTACTCATACTGGCCGACGGCTCCGAGATGCCTCTGGACAGCTCCGCCAGCGGAGCATTGACGCAACAGGGCAATACCAATGTCATACAACCCGCAGGTGGACAACTGCTCTATACTCCGCAAACAGGGCGCCCGGAAACCGTTGATGTTGTGCAGTATAATACCCTGCGTACGCCCCGTGGCGGCCAGTTCCAGGTAACATTACCGGATGGGACGCATGTATGGCTGAACGCCGCCAGCTCACTGAAATATCCGGTTGCCTTCAAAGGCGCTTCCAGGCAGGTGGAGCTGAATGGTGAGGCCTATTTTGAAGTGGCGGGTAATGCAGTAATGCCCTTCAAAGTAATGGTGCGTACCGGTCTGCCCGACAGCCTCGAGGTGGCCGTGCTGGGAACACAATTCAATATCATGGCATATGCTGATGAAACCCTGGTGAAGACCACATTGCTGGAAGGTGTGGTCAAAGTCAGCAGTAAGGCGGGCAGTAAACAACTGGCGCCAGGCCAGGGCGCTTATCTCGACAAGCAGCAACATACGCTTGCACTGCAGCAGCATGTAGATATCGAAGAAGCCGTGGCATGGAAAAATGGCCTCATTCAGCTGGAAGGTAATGATATAACGTCCATCATGCGCATGATTGAGCGCTGGTACGATGTGGAGGTCGTATACACCGCTCCGGTGCCTGCACACTTCCGCGGAGTTATACCCAGGAATGTGCCGGTATCACAGGTGTTGAAAATGATGGAGATGACCGGGGAAGTACATTTTGAGGTCAAAGGGAAACAAATCATCGTGTCCCCCTGA
- a CDS encoding TonB-dependent receptor — translation MMKLTVLLMTVALLQVHATGYSQTVTLSRSNAPLDRIFQEIRKQTGYTFLYTDEQMVEGRKVNLQLKNATLKEALDACFQGQPLTYILSGKVVIIKRKATTAEIPVPTELEIRGKVANEKGEALPGVTVQVKGSAKGVVTNEKGEFAITVPDGRAVLIVSSIGYNKAEIPVNGRKDMSVTLQASASNINEMVVVGYGEQRKGTLTNAISSISTADFREAPVNRLDQVLQGRATGVQVTNSAGSPGGAARIRIRGSNSVNGGNDPLYVVDGFVGAEFFAINPDDIASIQVLKDAAATAIYGSRGSNGVILITTRKGSKGGLRVNFTTRQSSSTVIKKLNLLNAADFAETVNAHATAVGTTPKFTDTQIANFRAKGGTDWQNEIFRRAPAQEYMLSLAGGTDKSGYFISGNYLNQDGVINNSFYKRYTLRSNINANLTNSISTFLNITGSYSTAQNVDIPADGASSPLAQAITWAPTTPVYNADGSFVVSDPVGSLSYNPLALTVDRLAVRDRTLANVIGGFKFGILPGLTFNMQYGANYLQYEDKAFGGKITNNNTSSANIRSNKEMVLQNTNTLNYSKVFNKVHSLDATAVMEYQQSTYNYSSAGSSNLTYENFQWNNLALGTPGSPGSGYSKWALFSLVGRVNYGYNDKYLLSAAIRRDGSSKFRGNNRYSYFPSVSAGWIVSNEPFMQQVSAISNLKLRGSWGLTGNQAISPYSTISSYSNIATSFNNSTHQVGLVIGNIGNPDLKWETTEQKDVGIDIGLLKGRMSVSADYFIKDTRDLLLQENVPMYLGGNSITRNVGAVQNKGWEFSIDGDVIGNGAIRWNTGFNVSFIKNRVMSLGEGKTRIFDPNNRRIGGGMSPQSEFVVMPGQPLGSIWGLTYLGTWKPGDAKAGDYGAKPGDSRYVDLNNDGKIDADDYHIIGSGIPKISVGWNNTITYKAFTLNLLFQGLFGFDRLNYNKAVAMYYGADAREATFVDIKDRYIPGVNETSNIPAFSSTNRNFTQSTRFLEKGDFLRLKNISLAYDIPKSALKNTVGIKLFVSATNLLTWTNYSGIDPESNSSAGDIRQGIDFGTYPNAKTITGGVTLSF, via the coding sequence ATGATGAAATTGACGGTGCTCTTAATGACCGTTGCCCTATTGCAGGTACATGCAACCGGGTATTCTCAGACAGTTACCCTTTCCAGGAGTAATGCGCCACTGGACAGGATCTTTCAGGAGATCAGAAAACAGACGGGTTATACCTTCCTCTACACCGATGAGCAAATGGTGGAGGGGCGCAAGGTGAACCTGCAATTAAAGAACGCTACCCTGAAAGAGGCGCTGGATGCCTGTTTTCAGGGACAGCCCTTAACCTATATACTATCGGGCAAGGTGGTTATCATAAAGCGGAAGGCCACAACCGCTGAAATACCTGTTCCAACAGAGTTGGAAATAAGAGGCAAGGTGGCCAACGAAAAAGGAGAGGCACTACCAGGAGTGACCGTACAGGTGAAAGGAAGCGCTAAAGGTGTAGTCACCAATGAAAAAGGAGAGTTTGCCATTACCGTTCCTGATGGCAGGGCCGTACTGATTGTTTCTTCTATCGGTTATAACAAAGCAGAAATACCGGTGAACGGCAGGAAGGATATGTCTGTTACTTTACAGGCTTCTGCCTCCAATATAAATGAGATGGTAGTGGTAGGTTACGGTGAGCAAAGGAAGGGTACGCTGACGAATGCTATCTCTTCGATCTCCACTGCCGACTTCCGGGAGGCGCCCGTAAATCGCCTCGACCAGGTATTGCAGGGCCGCGCTACCGGCGTGCAGGTTACCAATTCCGCGGGTTCTCCCGGTGGTGCTGCCCGTATCCGCATCCGTGGTTCCAATTCTGTCAATGGTGGTAATGATCCGTTATATGTGGTGGATGGTTTTGTAGGCGCAGAGTTTTTTGCCATCAATCCGGATGACATTGCTTCCATACAGGTATTGAAAGATGCCGCGGCCACTGCTATTTACGGTAGCCGGGGATCTAATGGTGTAATTTTAATCACTACCCGGAAAGGCAGCAAAGGGGGATTGAGGGTGAATTTCACGACACGACAATCGTCATCCACCGTCATTAAAAAGCTGAACCTGTTGAACGCGGCTGATTTTGCGGAAACGGTGAATGCACACGCTACTGCAGTGGGTACTACGCCTAAATTCACGGATACACAAATCGCCAACTTCCGCGCCAAAGGAGGTACCGACTGGCAAAATGAGATTTTCAGAAGGGCGCCGGCACAGGAATATATGCTGAGTCTTGCCGGAGGCACCGATAAAAGCGGCTATTTTATTTCCGGCAATTATCTCAATCAGGATGGTGTGATCAACAACTCCTTTTACAAGCGGTACACCCTGCGTTCGAATATCAATGCCAATCTCACCAACAGCATCTCTACCTTTTTAAATATCACCGGATCTTACAGCACAGCACAAAATGTGGATATCCCCGCGGATGGCGCCAGCAGCCCGCTAGCGCAGGCTATCACCTGGGCGCCTACCACACCGGTGTATAATGCAGACGGTAGTTTTGTGGTGAGTGATCCTGTGGGTTCATTGTCCTACAATCCACTGGCATTAACTGTTGACCGGCTGGCTGTAAGAGACAGAACGCTGGCCAACGTTATCGGTGGGTTTAAGTTCGGCATTCTGCCGGGATTGACTTTCAATATGCAGTATGGAGCTAATTATCTGCAGTATGAAGACAAAGCCTTTGGTGGAAAGATCACCAATAATAATACTTCCAGCGCCAATATAAGATCCAACAAAGAGATGGTGCTTCAAAACACTAATACGCTGAATTATAGCAAGGTGTTCAACAAAGTGCATAGCCTCGATGCTACAGCGGTAATGGAGTATCAGCAATCTACCTACAACTACTCCTCAGCCGGTTCTTCCAATCTCACTTATGAGAATTTTCAATGGAATAACCTGGCTCTTGGAACACCAGGCAGTCCCGGTTCCGGCTATTCCAAATGGGCACTGTTTTCTTTGGTAGGACGTGTAAACTACGGCTATAACGATAAGTATCTCTTATCTGCGGCCATCCGCAGAGATGGCTCCTCCAAATTCCGTGGCAACAACAGGTACAGCTATTTCCCTTCTGTGTCGGCAGGATGGATAGTCAGCAATGAACCATTTATGCAGCAAGTGAGCGCTATCAGCAATTTAAAACTGCGCGGCAGCTGGGGACTGACTGGTAACCAGGCTATCAGTCCTTACAGCACAATTTCATCCTATTCAAATATAGCTACATCGTTCAATAACAGCACCCACCAGGTAGGATTGGTGATCGGCAATATCGGTAACCCTGATCTGAAATGGGAAACCACTGAACAGAAAGATGTGGGAATCGACATTGGATTACTAAAGGGTAGAATGTCTGTTAGCGCGGATTATTTTATCAAAGACACACGCGATCTGTTGTTACAGGAAAATGTGCCGATGTACCTCGGTGGTAATTCTATTACGCGAAATGTTGGAGCAGTACAGAATAAAGGGTGGGAATTTTCAATTGATGGCGATGTAATCGGCAACGGCGCCATTCGATGGAATACCGGGTTTAATGTGTCGTTCATTAAGAACAGGGTAATGTCTCTGGGCGAAGGTAAGACAAGGATTTTTGATCCCAATAACCGCAGAATAGGTGGCGGTATGTCGCCTCAATCTGAATTTGTAGTAATGCCCGGACAGCCGCTGGGCTCCATTTGGGGGCTCACTTATCTTGGCACCTGGAAGCCGGGAGATGCGAAAGCAGGCGACTATGGCGCCAAACCAGGCGATTCCCGTTATGTAGATCTGAACAATGATGGGAAAATAGATGCGGACGATTATCATATCATCGGTAGCGGTATTCCGAAAATATCTGTCGGCTGGAATAATACCATCACGTACAAGGCATTTACATTGAATCTCCTGTTTCAGGGCCTCTTTGGATTCGACAGACTGAACTACAATAAAGCAGTGGCTATGTACTATGGGGCTGATGCGCGTGAAGCAACTTTTGTTGATATCAAAGACCGCTATATTCCCGGTGTGAATGAAACTTCCAATATACCTGCATTCAGTTCTACCAACAGGAACTTCACGCAAAGCACCCGCTTTCTGGAAAAGGGAGATTTCCTGCGTTTGAAGAATATCAGCCTGGCATATGACATACCTAAATCTGCATTAAAGAATACCGTAGGCATTAAACTCTTTGTCAGCGCCACTAATCTGTTAACATGGACCAACTATTCAGGCATAGATCCGGAAAGCAATTCGTCTGCCGGCGATATTCGTCAGGGTATTGATTTTGGAACTTATCCGAATGCAAAAACCATCACAGGAGGGGTAACGCTGAGCTTCTAA